ATTGGGAGTGAATGCCATTACAGCGATTTCACTAGCCGTGATTCTGCAATCCGCTTTCCCAACATTGATAAACTATATCATAATGGTTGGAGGTTTGGGAATAATCTCCTACTTTTCAGGAATATTTAACAGAGTTACATCATTCTTCAAACGAAACATTGAATATGTCTATTACAAATACATTGTGAAAAAACCTCATGTTGTTGAAGTTGAGGTAGTTAAAGCTTTTGATGAAGAGGAAAGCAATCAAAGAATCAACGAATTAAATTTCTTTTTCATGACAAGTACTGATGTTATGGATCGGAAAATCGTTAATTTAGGCCAATTCCAAGCAAACATAATACTTGAAAAAGACAAACGATTAGTTAATTCCGACCAGAAGAAAGTTGAGATGACCACATTAACAAACCTTAAAAAAGGCAAAGACGATTCTTTAATAAAATTGGCTAAAATTATCAGCGAAGCTGGAGGAAATGGTGTTGTTGATTTGGAAATTGAATATGGATTAATTGGTCTTGGCGGGGACAGATATCAAATAAGCGCAATGGGAATGGGCGTTTATTTGACTTGATTAATTTTTCTTATCTGGAAAGACACTCCTAACTCTTTTTAAAAATTTTTTAAAGAACCTATTTAACCATCTTTTTTTCCGAATTAAGTCATAATAACATTTATATAAAGATATTAACATAAATATATAAAAAAACTTTTTACATATTCAAAAAGAACTCATAATGAGAGTAAAGAAGGTGTAAATATTTCGATTAAAAAGACAGCATTATTTATCTCTGTTGTTTTAATGTTCTTTTTAATATTAGGAGCAGTTAATGCATCCGAATTAGATAATGTAACAAATAATGAAAATACTAATTTATTAATGAATAAATTATCATCAGCAGATTTAGAAGAAAAAAGTTTAGAAAGTGTTGTTGATGATAATACTTTAAATAATGCAAATGTGCAAGCAAATGGTGCTTCTTCAACAAATACAACCAAAACAAGCACTAAATTAACAGTCGATTCAGCACATTATTCCAAATCAAATACGATTTTCAAGGTTATTCTACAAGATAAAGATGGAAATCTATTAAATAATAAAACCATTACTCTTAAAATTAATGGAAAAACTTATTCTGCAACTACAGACATTAATGGGTCTGCATATGTTAAAACTGCTTCACAAAAAATAGGAACTTATAGCGTGACTGCCAAATTTAATGGGAATTCAAAATACACCAAAAGCTCCTTTTCAGGCAAGGTAAAAGTGCTATCCTCCATTACAAATAGGGCAAATATTGTAAAAACATATGGAGTCGAAAAGAATTTTACGGCAACATTTTGGAAAGACAACGATAGACTATCAAATACAACTGTTAAAATCATTATTAATGGAAAAACATATGCCGTTAAAACCAATTCAAAGGGTGTTGCTCAAATAGGCACAGACCTTGCACCAGGAAAGTATACCATTAAGTCATATAATCCGTATTCCAAAGAAACAACATCAAATACACTGACAATTAATAAGGACAGTTCCAAGATTGTTGCATACAATGAATACATACCGCCTAAAACCAAGTATACTTATTCAATTACTTTAAAATCAGGGCAAAATACTCCTATCAGCAATGCAAAAATTCAATTCACATTCAACTATAAAAAAACAACTGCTTCAACAGACAAAAATGGGAAAGCAAGTCTTGCCATCCCTGCCCTTTCAAAAGGCACTTACAAAATTAGTTACTCCTATGGTGGAAATAGCAAATATAAATCTGTTTCAGGGTCAAAAACATTATATGTTCAAGATTCAACCACCAAATTAACTGCAAATAATTTGAAAATGCAGTATAATGACGGATCAATGTTTTCAGTTAAAGCAACCGACACATCAGGAAAAGCTCTAGTTAATAAAACCATTACATTTACATTAAATGGAAAAACAACCACTTCAAAAACTGATAGTGCAGGAATAGCTAAATTGGCAGTTGGAGATTTAAATCCTGGAACATATACCGTTAAAAGCGTTTATTCAAAATTAGGTTCTAAAGATTACAAGACTATAACAAACAGCATCACCATATCCAAACAAAAACTAAATATAAATACGGCAGATACAGTAGTGAAATACAACTCAGGTTCCAGTTTCCAAGCAATAATTAAAAACCAAACTGGAGCAGGCATTAAGGACATCACAGTCATATTTACATTAAATGGAAAAACTTCCAATGTAACCACCGATGCAAACGGAATTGCAAAATTAGTCATTAGGGAACCAATGGGATCATATCCAATCACAACCCAAATCGTTGATACTTCACTTTATACTGCTCAAAAAGTAACAAATAACATATTAGTTAACGGCACTAAGTTTAGGGCCAGTGACATGACATTGCCTGCAGATACCCCCGCCACATTCTCAGTGACATTACTTGACACACTGAACAATCCAGTGAGGGCAACTGTTAAATTTACATTAAACAATAATGTAAAATCCGTACAGACCGATGCCAACGGAATTGCAAACCTTCCAATATCTGGACTTAAAAAAGGAACATATAAAGTCACATATACTGACGGCTCTACTTCTGGAACATCTACAATAACCGTTACAGACAAGGTTACATTGCAAGAAGTCATTAAGGCATCACAAAATGTTAAATCATACATAGAAGGCAATGGAGAACTGCCAAATACCGTTACAATTGGCGGTGTAACTTACAATACTGCATCATACTTGTATATGGCATCACAAGCAATCATTAACCTAAAAAATAATAACAAAGGAGATATTGTCGTGAAATCTGTAAACAATCCCGCCAATCCACAGGCAGCAGCAAATCTGGGCAATTTATATGACTACCTTTCAGTTGCAAAAAGCATTGTAAGCACAGCAAATTCAAAAGGAATGATGCCCGATTCAGTGAGTTCGGCTGTAGGAAACATAGGATATAACGGATTGGTATATGCCATTGCCCGTGTTGTAGCATTTTATGGCGATAACTCAGCTATGCCTAACTATGTAGTTATCAAAACTTATTCAAAACCAAGTTATGATTCTCCTTTAAACACAAAGAACACAATTACAGACTTGAAGCCATATTTAGCGGCTTCAACCAATTGCCAAGTTAACGACCCTGCAATTGTATCAATAGTGAAATCACTTACTTCAGGATTAACTACCGATTTGGCTAAGGCAACTGCAATCTATAACTATGTGCGTGACTCAATTAACTATAATTTCTATTACAACACACAACACGGTGCTGTCGGCACTTTGAATGTTAAAAACGGTAATTGTGTTGACCAGTCACACTTATTAGTTGCCATGTATAGAACTGCGGGCCTTGCGGCAAGATATGCTCATGGGACATGCACATTCTCAAGTGGAACATACGGCCATGTCTGGACTCAGGTATTAATAGGCGACACCTGGATTGTAGGCGATCCGACAAGTTCAAGAAATTCACTTGGAAACGTTGCCAATTGGAATAACAATAATTATCAATTTAGAGGGTTCTTCCAAAGCATTGCATTCTAATTAGTTTCTTTTTAGACGAAATAATGGTGGAATAACATTGATTGTAAATGGAAAACGCTCATTGGCGCATGTTGAAAAAGTCACTTGGGTTAAACCAATTGAAGGCCATGATGGCCTTGAACTTATTGGAGTTCTAGGATGGAAATGCATCTCTGAAAGTGGAACCTTTAGCGAAGGGGATTTATGCGTCTATATTGAAATCAACTCTAAAGTTCCAAAAAAAGAATGGTCCGAATTTCTATACCATCACGACTATGAAGTTAAAACAACACACTTTAAGGACCTTAATGTTATTTCTCAAGGAATTGCACTGCCACTTAATGTTTTTGACGTTGAAATACCAAATAAAGAAGGAGAAGATGTAACAGAACTGCTCAAAATAACCTCTTATAATCTAGAGGATTTTACTCTCCAAAGCGATTTGCCAAATGAATACGATTTGGAAAATCAGCGCAGAGAAGAGATGATTGGAGATTCTGGAGATTGGTTAATGAATAGTGGATGGGGTAAAAAATCAATGAGCTATTTGTTTGGAGAAGAAAAAGACCCAAATCAAGGTTTTCCAACAAGATTCCCACACATTTCAAAAACAAACCTAGAATTCATTGAAAACATACCTGACATACTAAAAGATAAAACACCGTTCATACGTGCCCAAAAATGTGACGGCCTATCCGCAACATACATCCTTGAAAAAATAAAAAAGAGCTTCGGCAAGCCAGCATTTGAATTTTATGTTTGCTCGCAGAATTATCGGCTTTTTAAGAGAAATGATGACTCTTCAGACAATATGGAAAATTATTACTGGGAAATGGCTGAAAAATACGATATAGAAGATAAGCTTAAATTTTATCTTGAAAACAATGAAGAGTGCGAATATGTCTGCTGGCAAGGTGAGATATGTGGTCCTGAAATTAATGGAAATCCTCAGAAACTAACCGAAAATCATCTGTTCTGCTTCCAGATGATTGACAGTGTGTTTGGAAAATTTGATATCCGCAATGCCAAGCATATCTGGTATGAATATGATATGGAATGTGTTCCAATAGAGAGCATGACCTACATTCTTCCGGATGATTTCGAAGAATTCAAAAGAACTGCAGATGGATATTACAGCAAAAATGTATGCGAAGGCCAAACTGACTGTATAAGAGAAGGCTGGACATATTACAAAACAACAGACCCAAGTTTCAGCTTTAAAAACACTTCAATTAACTATTTAATAGACAAGAATATTTAAGGAACTATCCCCAACATTTTTATAGCCATGTAAAAAACCAGACATGAAAATACTATTTTTAATTTCTTTTGAGGCACTTTATGTGCCATTTTAGCACCCAGATATGCGAGAGGCACTGAAAAACAAGCAATTAAAAGAAAGTTAATAACACTTACATAACCTATCGAATAAGGGAATGTATTCACTCCCCAACCAGAAACGACATACGATAAAAATCCTCCAACTGCAGTTAGGGAAATAAAAATAGATGATGTTCCAATAGCTTCTATCAATGAAAAGCCTAGAAGTGCAGTTAGAATAGCGATTAAAAATATGCCTCCCCCAACACCCAGAAGCCCTGATGAAAATCCGACCGCCAGCCCAGTGATGGAAATTGTGGCATAATTGAATGATACTCTAGCATCTTCACGTTCTTTATTAATGTTTACGATATTGTTAACAGTGATGAAAAGCAACAGGCATCCGAAAATTATTTCCAAAATCCTTGACGGCAATGCAGATGCTACAAAACCACCAATAACGCCCCCAACTATTCCAAAAATACCTAACTGAATCCCTGGCTTTATAATTCCATCCAATGTTCTGGTGTGTCTGTAAGCGCCGCTTATTGAAGTTGGAATAATAATAGCCAAGCTAGTTCCCAAAGATATCAAAATTGCCAAATCAGGCACAACCCCAATGTACTTTAGCAAAAAGTATTGAAGGGGGACTATTAAAAATCCACCACCGACACCCAAAAGTCCTGATGCGAAACCCGCACAAATGCCAATTAAAATTAAACCTATAATATACTCAATTGGAAACATAAACATCATTTATTTAAAGTATTAATATTAAATTATTGTTCATGAAACTAAATAAAACTATCATAGTTGGATTGATTTTAATATTATTTTCAGGACTATTATTTGTAACAAACATTTTTAATCCAATTATCAGACCAATCACATACATATTCCTAATGGGATCATCAAAAGGCAAAGACATCATGTTTTTTGGTCTTTTAGGTTTATTCTTAATATTATCACAGGTAATCAAGAAAGACATCGATGTCACCAAATATTTAAAAATCTCAATTGTGATTGGTTCCATCACTTTAGTTTTTGGAATTCTTTTAGAAGTGATATTCAGATTGCAGATGGGAATAAAACTCAACACAATTTTTGCATCTATGACTAGCACAATGACAACTACAAGCATTTTGCATACTCATTTGATAAAGGCCATTTTGGGAGAGGTTCTAACTAAAATTATTGGACCTTTTATTCAAACAGACATTAATACAGGAGTCAGCCTATACCAATACCTTCCAAGTTTCAGTTTTCTAATAATAATACTGCTTCCAACATTGTTCATTACCATTGTTCTGGCTAGCCAAAAACGTCCATGGTTTTCAAATCTGTTGCTGGCATTCTTTTCAAGTTGCTTAATCATTGGAATTATTGACGGAGGATTATTCGGGACACCAGCAATTGTCGGAATAATGGGAATTTATCTAGTTTACAGAAACGGATACTACATTACCCGGATTGCCGGAAAAATATTTAAAGATGAAAATTTACTTAAAGAAAACGAAAAGTACCAGCCCCCATATAGAAATAAGGGATTGAGTAAAAAAAGGCGTATCTTTAATCATATCTTAGTCTACATTGTTGTAATTGGAATAATATTCTTACGCTTTACAATTGCATTTGCAGGAGCAGAACCTGATTGTTATACCGTGGATGTCATAAATGCCACAGAAGATGAAATCGATTTGGGAAACATCAGCGATAAGGTCATCAGTGTTGAAAACCATACCGACTTAAACAAAATAACATACCTGATAGACCCATCTTACAATGAAATGCAACTTTTAAATGACCTAAAGGTTCCCCTGAATGATTCATGCGAATATTACACCGTTTCCTGGAACATTTATTCATATTTATAATTGATGCTCATGAAAAGAATATATATCATTTTACCAATTCTTGCAGGATTCATGTTCGGATCAACCGGAATATTCGTGCGAACATTAACACAAAACGGAATTGACTCGACAACACTTCTGTTTTTAAGGTTTTCAATAGCCATAATTCCAATATTAATGGCAATACTGCTAACAGACAAAAGATTACTCAAGATAGACTTATCTGACATCCCCCTACTTCTAGCATGTGCCATATCTATTGTAGGGCTTAATTTATGTTATAACGAGGCCATAAATACCATACCCTTGTCTTTAGCTGCAGTGCTTCTTTCAATAGCTCCAATTTTTGTATTGATATTTGCATATCTCCTATTTAGAGAAAAAATCACATCAAAAAAGTTAGTTTGCATGCTTTTGGCCATATTTGGATGTCTGCTTATGACAGGAGTTTTAGAAGACAGTTTGACAAACATTCCATTATTTGGAATAGCTTTAGCTATCGGTGCAGGATTATTCTGGGCAATTTATATAATGGCTTCAAAAAAATCAATCGAAAACGGCAAACATACCTACACCATTTTAATCTATTCCATCATCTTCATTTCAATTGCACTCATACCTTTCACAGATTTCAGCCAGATTACAAGTTTCATCTCCATTAACCCCATATCAACAGCAATATTTTTAATATTGCACTCCACTTTCTCATTTGCCCTGCCATATATATTCTCAACATTGAGTCTAAACTACATGGACTCCGGAGTGTCGTCCATTTTTCTTTCAGGCTCAGAACCATTTGCAGCATTGATATTCGGATTATTACTCTACTCAGAAGTGCCAACCCCACTAATGCTTTGCGGTTTCATCACCACCATAATTGCAATGATGATGCTGTCTAGAAAAGAAAGCGTGAAAAATTAATTTTGGAATTCAAGATGAGAGGTGCATTTCAACTGTAAGTACCTCTAAATTAAACTTTTTTAAAATTAAAGTAAAATTAGTCTATTTAACCTATTTAAAGAATAATACTAATTTAATTAAAAAAATAAAATCGCCCAATCCAACAAATCGAAAACCTGATAAAAATCTTGACTTACTCGATTGAAATTCTCATACAGTAAACATCAAAAAACTGTTGAAATCAGAAAATGAATATGCTAATAACGATTTTCAATAGAACTAAAAAATCATGACTGATATTTATCAAAAATAAGTAAACGATTCAACAGAATGCATCAAATAGAGAAATTTTTTAATACTCCAAAAAATCGGCAAAAAACACATCTCCTAGAAAAGAATTATTTTCTAGAGACCTGAAAAAAACCACCTAAATTTAGATTCATGCATTTTTTACAAAAATTTATAAATTTAAAAAATAAATTTTTAACTATGATTTTCAGCATTATCATTCCCACTTACAATGAAGAGGAATACCTCCCAATCTTATTGGAAAGCATTAAAAATCAGGATTTCACAGATTATGAGGTAATTGTAGCTGATGCTAACTCTGAAGATAAAACAAGAGAAATTGCTAAAGAGTACGGATGCATAGTTGTTGAGGGAGGCCTTCCAGCTAAAGGTAGGAATAATGGTGCTCGAATAGCTAAAGGAGACTATCTGCTATTTTTGGATTCTGATTTAAGACTTACTGACGATTACCTGAGAAATGTCATATATGAATTCAGAATGGAAAGGCTTGGGATTGCAATAACCCAAATGGAAGCGATGTCAAATAAAGTAGAAGACAAACTATTCCATGATTTTGCAAATTACTTCATGATTGGTGTCGAAAAGATTAAACCCCATGGTGCAGGTTGTTATGGAATAATAGCCAGAAAGGAACTTCATGATGAATGCGGTGGCTTTGATGAATCATTGACATTTGGTGAAGATACTGATTATATTGAAAGGTTAGCTGAAAAAGAACCATTTAGAGTGCTTAGAAATGCTAAAATTGGTGTTTCAACCAGACGTCTTGAGGAAGAAGGAATTGAAACATTAATCCGACAATATGGGAAAAGTACTGTAAATGACTTTTTAGGAAAAAGAACTGATGCCAGTGAACTTGACTACGGTTTTGATCATGGAAAAGAAAAAATAACCACGACCAGATTTAAGAACTTGGAAAGAAGAACCGAGCAAATCAACGAACTTAAGCAAAGCTATGACAAATCAAGAGATAGCATAAGAACCATACAGTCAAATGTAAAATCAAAACATCGCCAAAGAGACAAAAAAGTCATCTTTTATTGTGTTTGTGGCGAAGGCATGGGGCATGCAATAAGAACTGGAGTTATAGTGGATAGGATAAAGGAAAAATATGATGTTCACATATTTTCAAGCGATAGGGCTTATAAATATTTAAATTCAAAATTTGATAATGTTTATGAAATAGGTGGATTCAATACTGTCTACATAAACAATAAAGTAAACAACCTAAAAACATTATCCCATGCCATAAAAAGGAATCCGACCAATATTAAAGTAGGATATGAAAATCTATATAAAAAAGCAAGGCAGTTAAGGCCAGACGTCATCGTTACAGATTTTGAACTCTACGCTACAATGTTGTCAAAACTTAGAAATATCCCTCTCATTAGCTTAGACAATATCCATATGATTACACAAACCAAAATCGACTATCCCAAAGATCATATCGGGGAAATGCTTAAAGCTAAAGGAGTCATTAAAACATATGTGGTTAAACCTAAAATACATATTTTGACCAGCTTTTTTTACCCAAAAATTAAAGCAAGGAAAAATGCCGTGATCTATCCTCCAATCATTCGTGAAGAAATCCTAAAATTAAAACCTGAAAAAGGAAACCACACCGTCGTGTATCAAACAAGCCGTGAAAGTGAAAAGCTTGTTCGAAAACTTAAAGCGCTTAAAGATGAACAATTCATTGTTTATGGATTCAATAAAGATGAAGCTGACGGCAACCTAACCTATAAACACTTTAATGAAGATGAATTTTATGATGATTTGGCTTCCGCCAAAGCCGTAATCTGTAATGGAGGATTCACATTCATATCTGAATCGATCCATCTCAAAAAGCCAATTTATTCCATCCCTGCCGCAGGCAACTTTGAACAAACCTTGAATGGTTTTTATGTTCAAAAGTTAGGTTATGGGGAATACCACGAAGTCATGAATGCCAAAAGAGTGGCCAATTTCCTAAAAAGCCTTCCAAAATATCAAAAAAGTCTTGCTAAAGTTAAAAAAACAAACAATGACGGAATCGTGCGTGAGCTAATTTATAGAATTGAAAAATATTCAAACTAATTCTTATTGCCCTAAAAAAATGCCTTAATAATGAACCATTTAAAAAAAAAAACTAGTTTTCCTACAAAAGTTAATATTTATTAATTAAATTTGACAAATAATTTATTATAGCATATAGGTGATCTTATGAATAGTAAAAAGACTTTTGGAATACTTTTCTTGATTCTAGTCCTGATTACTAGCGTAGGCGTCATATGCGCTAGTCAAGAAGTAGACTTTGCAGGAAAGAAATTCAATATTCCAGACAACTATAAACTTAAAGAATCAGACACTAATCTCGATGATGACGGTTTTGGATATCAAATTTATAGCTGTTCAGACAATATTGATGAAGACATTATTATTAACATCAATGTAAACACCCATCTTGGAACACTGAATCCGAATCCTGGTGAAGTAGAAAAGACCGTGAATGGTGTTGATGGATTCTATGACTCATCAAAAGGCACATTCACTTATGCTGATGGGGATTATCTAGTATCCATTCAAGCTCCGGAACAGCTACTTGAACAAATCGTTATTCAAAAATACGAAAACAGTTACGATGGACCTTACCAAGATTAATTAACGGTTTATAAGACCATTGTAAGAAAATCCATTGAAAAATTTAAGATTGGGGTTATTCCATAACCTCATAATTCTTTTTTTTTACAAATTAATTAATTTATAACAAAAGAAATAATTTCAACAAAATTTTGCTCAAAAAACAGTACATTTAACAAACTGATTTTAAAAAAAAAGAAAAAAAAGATTGGTTTGATTATGCTTCAGAGTATAATAAACCAATAGCTCTATTGTAGAAGAATACAAAGTAAACTGCAAAAATACCTAATAAGACACTACCAATAGTATTATTTAATTTACTGATTAATCCAATAATAAATGCAGCGATTAGTAATACAAGAACAATAACAATAACTGTTGCAATTATTTTACCTAATCCTACTCTGGAAATGTCTCCAATAGCTTCTCCAATAGCTAAAGCTTCACCTAAACTATCAGTTTTTGCTAATCTACATTTAGCCATAAAGTTAGCCAAAGCAAATATGATGACTAAGATTATACTGATTATGAGAAGTATCCAATTTTTAAGGAAAAGACCTAAAATTAAAATAATAATTGCTGGAATAATGTAATATACAATGCTAACAATAATTAATTTAATAGCATTTCCGATTTGTCTTCCGAGGTCTATTCCAGGACTATCAGATCTTCTTTCAATACCGAATTTTACAATGTCTAAACCGTATCCTTCAATCAAGAACAATACAAGAATAAGAACAATAAGTCCAATAATAGCCAATGCACTGAAAGTAAATCCAGCTAAACCTTTTGAAGAGACTGAAACTGCAGTTGAGACTAGAGTTGCACCTCCGATTAATCCTGCGATTATACTTAAAACTGCATATAAAACTAATGCTTTAATATTACTAAATGGATATGCTAAAGCATCTCCTATAATATCTCCTACACCCATTTTTTATCACCTTTTTAATTTAATTTATTATCACTCATATTAAAGAGTTATTTATTATATTATACATTTATATTATTTAAATATTAAGTAAAATAATAATTCTAAAATACCGATTTAATTAAAAAAAATCTTTTAGCAAATTTTAGAAAAAAAATGAATATTAAAAAAATAAAAAAAAGAATGATTAATCAGGCATTGCCTTAATTAATCAAAATGATGCAACTATAAAGTCACACCCATTTCTAACTGTTCTGTTAATTCCTTGTATCTGTTACGGATAGTAACTTCAGTCACGCCTGCAATATCCGCCACATCCCTTTGGGTTTTTCTCTCACCGAGCAAAACAGATGCAATGTATAGTGCAGCTGCAGCTACACCGGTAGGACCTCTTCCAGAAGTCAATCCCTTATCCATTGCTTTTTCAATTATTTCAATGGCCTTGGATTGCGCTTCACCGGATAAACCTAATTCAGATGCGAATCTAGGAACATAATCCACAGGAGAAGTAGGCGGCAGTTTTATATTCAATTCACGGGTCAGGAATCTGTATGTTCTACCAACTTCCTTTTTGGTGACTCTAGACACCTCAGCAATTTCATCTAAAGTACGCGGTACATTACAGCGTCTACATGCAGCATATAGAGAAGCGGCCACTACTCCTTCAATACTTCTTCCTCTGATTAATTTATTGTCTACTGCACTCCTATATACAACAGATGCGGCCTCCCTTACAGACCTTGGAAGACCTAATCTTGAAGAATCACGATCAAGTTCACTTAATGCGAACGCAAGATTTCTTTCGGTTGCACCGGAAATCCTGATTTTTCTTTGCCATTTTCTTAATCTGTACCATTGAGCTCTGTTTCTTGCAGGAATATCACGACCGTAAATATCTTTGTTTCTCCAATCAATCATTGTACTTAAACCTTTATCGTGAATGGTGTAAGTGATTGGAGCTCCCACTCTTGTACGCTTATCTCTTTGTTCATGGTCAAATGCTCTCCATTCGGGACCCATATCAACAAGATTTTCATCAATAACTAATCCACAACGAGCACATACAACTTCTGCTCTTTCATAG
The Methanobrevibacter sp. DNA segment above includes these coding regions:
- a CDS encoding MJ1255/VC2487 family glycosyltransferase codes for the protein MIFSIIIPTYNEEEYLPILLESIKNQDFTDYEVIVADANSEDKTREIAKEYGCIVVEGGLPAKGRNNGARIAKGDYLLFLDSDLRLTDDYLRNVIYEFRMERLGIAITQMEAMSNKVEDKLFHDFANYFMIGVEKIKPHGAGCYGIIARKELHDECGGFDESLTFGEDTDYIERLAEKEPFRVLRNAKIGVSTRRLEEEGIETLIRQYGKSTVNDFLGKRTDASELDYGFDHGKEKITTTRFKNLERRTEQINELKQSYDKSRDSIRTIQSNVKSKHRQRDKKVIFYCVCGEGMGHAIRTGVIVDRIKEKYDVHIFSSDRAYKYLNSKFDNVYEIGGFNTVYINNKVNNLKTLSHAIKRNPTNIKVGYENLYKKARQLRPDVIVTDFELYATMLSKLRNIPLISLDNIHMITQTKIDYPKDHIGEMLKAKGVIKTYVVKPKIHILTSFFYPKIKARKNAVIYPPIIREEILKLKPEKGNHTVVYQTSRESEKLVRKLKALKDEQFIVYGFNKDEADGNLTYKHFNEDEFYDDLASAKAVICNGGFTFISESIHLKKPIYSIPAAGNFEQTLNGFYVQKLGYGEYHEVMNAKRVANFLKSLPKYQKSLAKVKKTNNDGIVRELIYRIEKYSN
- a CDS encoding sulfite exporter TauE/SafE family protein, producing the protein MFPIEYIIGLILIGICAGFASGLLGVGGGFLIVPLQYFLLKYIGVVPDLAILISLGTSLAIIIPTSISGAYRHTRTLDGIIKPGIQLGIFGIVGGVIGGFVASALPSRILEIIFGCLLLFITVNNIVNINKEREDARVSFNYATISITGLAVGFSSGLLGVGGGIFLIAILTALLGFSLIEAIGTSSIFISLTAVGGFLSYVVSGWGVNTFPYSIGYVSVINFLLIACFSVPLAYLGAKMAHKVPQKKLKIVFSCLVFYMAIKMLGIVP
- a CDS encoding Ig-like domain-containing protein; protein product: MFFLILGAVNASELDNVTNNENTNLLMNKLSSADLEEKSLESVVDDNTLNNANVQANGASSTNTTKTSTKLTVDSAHYSKSNTIFKVILQDKDGNLLNNKTITLKINGKTYSATTDINGSAYVKTASQKIGTYSVTAKFNGNSKYTKSSFSGKVKVLSSITNRANIVKTYGVEKNFTATFWKDNDRLSNTTVKIIINGKTYAVKTNSKGVAQIGTDLAPGKYTIKSYNPYSKETTSNTLTINKDSSKIVAYNEYIPPKTKYTYSITLKSGQNTPISNAKIQFTFNYKKTTASTDKNGKASLAIPALSKGTYKISYSYGGNSKYKSVSGSKTLYVQDSTTKLTANNLKMQYNDGSMFSVKATDTSGKALVNKTITFTLNGKTTTSKTDSAGIAKLAVGDLNPGTYTVKSVYSKLGSKDYKTITNSITISKQKLNINTADTVVKYNSGSSFQAIIKNQTGAGIKDITVIFTLNGKTSNVTTDANGIAKLVIREPMGSYPITTQIVDTSLYTAQKVTNNILVNGTKFRASDMTLPADTPATFSVTLLDTLNNPVRATVKFTLNNNVKSVQTDANGIANLPISGLKKGTYKVTYTDGSTSGTSTITVTDKVTLQEVIKASQNVKSYIEGNGELPNTVTIGGVTYNTASYLYMASQAIINLKNNNKGDIVVKSVNNPANPQAAANLGNLYDYLSVAKSIVSTANSKGMMPDSVSSAVGNIGYNGLVYAIARVVAFYGDNSAMPNYVVIKTYSKPSYDSPLNTKNTITDLKPYLAASTNCQVNDPAIVSIVKSLTSGLTTDLAKATAIYNYVRDSINYNFYYNTQHGAVGTLNVKNGNCVDQSHLLVAMYRTAGLAARYAHGTCTFSSGTYGHVWTQVLIGDTWIVGDPTSSRNSLGNVANWNNNNYQFRGFFQSIAF
- a CDS encoding DMT family transporter, which encodes MKRIYIILPILAGFMFGSTGIFVRTLTQNGIDSTTLLFLRFSIAIIPILMAILLTDKRLLKIDLSDIPLLLACAISIVGLNLCYNEAINTIPLSLAAVLLSIAPIFVLIFAYLLFREKITSKKLVCMLLAIFGCLLMTGVLEDSLTNIPLFGIALAIGAGLFWAIYIMASKKSIENGKHTYTILIYSIIFISIALIPFTDFSQITSFISINPISTAIFLILHSTFSFALPYIFSTLSLNYMDSGVSSIFLSGSEPFAALIFGLLLYSEVPTPLMLCGFITTIIAMMMLSRKESVKN
- a CDS encoding RNA ligase family protein — its product is MIVNGKRSLAHVEKVTWVKPIEGHDGLELIGVLGWKCISESGTFSEGDLCVYIEINSKVPKKEWSEFLYHHDYEVKTTHFKDLNVISQGIALPLNVFDVEIPNKEGEDVTELLKITSYNLEDFTLQSDLPNEYDLENQRREEMIGDSGDWLMNSGWGKKSMSYLFGEEKDPNQGFPTRFPHISKTNLEFIENIPDILKDKTPFIRAQKCDGLSATYILEKIKKSFGKPAFEFYVCSQNYRLFKRNDDSSDNMENYYWEMAEKYDIEDKLKFYLENNEECEYVCWQGEICGPEINGNPQKLTENHLFCFQMIDSVFGKFDIRNAKHIWYEYDMECVPIESMTYILPDDFEEFKRTADGYYSKNVCEGQTDCIREGWTYYKTTDPSFSFKNTSINYLIDKNI
- a CDS encoding transcription initiation factor IIB — translated: MQDDNYAQDKQTVCPECGSTELIGDYERAEVVCARCGLVIDENLVDMGPEWRAFDHEQRDKRTRVGAPITYTIHDKGLSTMIDWRNKDIYGRDIPARNRAQWYRLRKWQRKIRISGATERNLAFALSELDRDSSRLGLPRSVREAASVVYRSAVDNKLIRGRSIEGVVAASLYAACRRCNVPRTLDEIAEVSRVTKKEVGRTYRFLTRELNIKLPPTSPVDYVPRFASELGLSGEAQSKAIEIIEKAMDKGLTSGRGPTGVAAAALYIASVLLGERKTQRDVADIAGVTEVTIRNRYKELTEQLEMGVTL
- a CDS encoding DUF4013 domain-containing protein, with amino-acid sequence MGVGDIIGDALAYPFSNIKALVLYAVLSIIAGLIGGATLVSTAVSVSSKGLAGFTFSALAIIGLIVLILVLFLIEGYGLDIVKFGIERRSDSPGIDLGRQIGNAIKLIIVSIVYYIIPAIIILILGLFLKNWILLIISIILVIIFALANFMAKCRLAKTDSLGEALAIGEAIGDISRVGLGKIIATVIVIVLVLLIAAFIIGLISKLNNTIGSVLLGIFAVYFVFFYNRAIGLLYSEA